A single window of Streptomyces cathayae DNA harbors:
- a CDS encoding ketoacyl-ACP synthase III family protein, translating into MKTTDIRIAGLGTYIPDIVDARKAVALGLYDADDYEFYGWTGAAVADDMPAPDMAIAAARQALERSELHPHDIDMHIHACGHEQGPEGWSPQHYILRHLTDRDVPSFRVWQACSGLIGSLELAACYLKAVPERTAALLTGADNVGTPHFNRWAFGIQNGVVGDAGSAVLLSKTEGFASLLSINTGSTAEVEEQYRGNEPLFPPSLTLGRGIDFKERLAATGGLEETVAEVVRRQGELRTEIALRTLAEAGLEPGDVTRVCHVFTGQESYLKVILDPMGLSPDQGLLDFGRNLGHLTVNDQIVGLTHLVETGQVGPGDHVLIVAHGGGVSITCAVVRIDQRPTWAAQ; encoded by the coding sequence ATGAAGACCACCGACATCCGCATCGCCGGGCTCGGCACCTACATCCCGGACATCGTCGACGCCCGCAAGGCAGTGGCACTTGGCCTGTACGACGCCGACGACTACGAGTTCTACGGCTGGACCGGCGCCGCCGTCGCCGACGACATGCCCGCCCCCGACATGGCAATCGCAGCGGCCCGGCAAGCGCTGGAGCGCTCCGAACTGCACCCGCACGACATCGACATGCACATTCACGCGTGCGGCCATGAACAGGGTCCCGAGGGATGGTCGCCGCAGCACTACATCCTGCGGCACCTCACCGATCGCGACGTGCCCTCCTTCCGCGTCTGGCAGGCCTGCAGCGGTCTGATCGGCTCGCTGGAACTGGCCGCCTGCTACCTCAAGGCCGTTCCCGAGCGCACCGCTGCGCTGCTGACCGGTGCGGACAACGTCGGCACTCCGCACTTCAACCGGTGGGCGTTCGGCATTCAGAACGGCGTCGTGGGTGATGCCGGCAGCGCTGTGCTGCTGTCGAAGACCGAGGGATTCGCGAGCCTGCTGTCGATCAACACCGGCTCCACCGCGGAGGTAGAGGAACAGTACCGGGGCAATGAGCCGCTCTTCCCGCCGTCGCTGACGCTCGGCCGCGGGATCGACTTCAAGGAGCGACTCGCCGCCACTGGTGGGCTCGAAGAGACGGTCGCTGAAGTCGTGCGCCGTCAAGGAGAGTTGCGCACCGAAATAGCGTTGCGCACCCTGGCCGAGGCCGGCCTGGAGCCGGGCGATGTCACTCGGGTCTGCCACGTGTTCACCGGCCAGGAGAGCTACCTGAAGGTCATCCTCGACCCGATGGGGCTCTCCCCTGACCAGGGCCTGCTCGACTTCGGTCGCAATCTGGGCCATCTGACCGTCAACGATCAGATCGTCGGTCTCACCCACCTGGTCGAGACCGGTCAGGTCGGTCCCGGCGACCACGTTCTGATCGTGGCGCACGGTGGCGGGGTGTCCATCACCTGCGCCGTCGTCCGTATCGACCAGCGGCCCACCTGGGCCGCCCAGTAA
- a CDS encoding DedA family protein — MSYLASSPLLDAEALISAFGLLGIMATVFAESGLIVCFFLPGDSLLFTAGLLVANDQILHQPLWLVMLAIIVAAVLGDQFGYAFGRRVGPALFRRPNSRFFKQENAERAQEFMLKHGPKALVMARFIPVFRTFIPITAGVGRMPYRTFFLFNVVGAVLWSVSLTLVGYYLGQVAFVRDNIEAIVIGIVLVSGIPIIIEGIRMRRRVRGSKAAAPVLPTSPSATTETELPHS; from the coding sequence ATGTCGTATCTCGCATCCTCACCACTGCTCGATGCCGAAGCGCTGATATCCGCCTTCGGCCTGCTGGGCATCATGGCCACCGTGTTCGCCGAGTCCGGGCTGATCGTCTGTTTCTTCCTGCCAGGTGACTCGCTGCTGTTCACCGCGGGCCTGCTGGTGGCCAACGATCAGATCCTGCACCAGCCCCTGTGGCTGGTCATGCTCGCCATCATTGTCGCCGCCGTGCTGGGCGACCAGTTCGGCTACGCCTTCGGCCGCAGAGTGGGACCAGCCCTGTTCCGGCGGCCCAACTCGCGTTTCTTCAAGCAGGAGAACGCCGAGCGCGCCCAGGAGTTCATGCTCAAACACGGCCCCAAAGCACTGGTGATGGCCCGCTTCATCCCCGTCTTCCGCACCTTCATTCCCATCACCGCCGGTGTGGGACGCATGCCGTACCGCACGTTCTTCTTGTTCAACGTGGTCGGTGCGGTGCTGTGGTCGGTCAGCCTCACGCTCGTCGGCTACTACCTGGGCCAAGTCGCCTTCGTCCGCGACAACATCGAAGCCATCGTGATCGGCATTGTGTTGGTTTCGGGCATCCCGATCATCATCGAAGGCATCCGGATGCGACGCCGGGTGCGCGGAAGCAAGGCCGCCGCCCCCGTGCTGCCCACCTCACCGTCCGCTACCACTGAAACGGAGCTGCCCCACTCATGA
- the aepY gene encoding phosphonopyruvate decarboxylase produces the protein MISAQDFCDLLADRGFSFASGVPCSHFGGPIAHLSTQPGRYVPAPNEGSALSVAAGAALGGRRAYVMLQNSGLGNLINPLTSLVMTYQLPLLTFTSLRGWPDPATDEPQHAVMGPATPGLLDSVHTPHYTLYAKDGPDEFALVLEQAEKDLAEQRAPFVLVERGAIGKATAANDPYSEGLAAAEAIRVVTAAAPQAAVIATTGYTGRDTFAVADAPGNFYMQGSMGHASSLGLGVALTHPERTVVILDGDGALLMHLGALSMIGHAAPANLIHVVLDNRVHESTGGQATTSATTSFPGMALAAGYASAIACDSEDTVRNAMTQAQTVPGPHLINVKTLPRTGAIPPRATNALSTLDIRDRFQHSLQQ, from the coding sequence ATGATTTCGGCCCAGGACTTCTGTGATCTCCTCGCCGACCGCGGCTTCTCATTCGCCAGCGGTGTGCCCTGTTCCCACTTCGGCGGTCCGATCGCCCATCTGAGCACCCAGCCCGGCCGCTACGTACCCGCCCCGAACGAAGGCAGCGCCCTGTCCGTGGCCGCGGGCGCCGCGCTGGGTGGGCGACGCGCCTACGTCATGCTGCAGAACTCCGGCCTGGGCAACCTCATCAACCCGCTCACCTCGCTGGTGATGACCTACCAGTTGCCGCTCCTGACCTTCACCAGCCTGCGCGGCTGGCCCGACCCGGCCACCGACGAGCCCCAGCACGCGGTGATGGGCCCGGCCACTCCAGGGCTGCTCGACAGCGTTCACACGCCTCACTACACCTTGTACGCCAAGGACGGCCCGGACGAGTTCGCCCTGGTTCTCGAACAGGCGGAAAAGGATTTGGCGGAGCAGCGCGCACCCTTCGTGCTGGTGGAGCGCGGCGCCATCGGAAAGGCCACCGCCGCCAACGATCCGTACTCCGAGGGGCTTGCCGCTGCGGAGGCCATCCGTGTCGTCACTGCCGCCGCTCCTCAAGCAGCCGTCATCGCCACGACCGGCTACACCGGCCGGGACACCTTCGCCGTGGCCGACGCTCCCGGAAACTTTTACATGCAGGGTTCCATGGGGCACGCCTCGTCCCTGGGCCTGGGAGTGGCGCTGACGCACCCGGAGCGGACCGTGGTGATCCTGGACGGGGACGGTGCACTGCTGATGCATTTGGGAGCGCTGTCGATGATCGGCCATGCAGCTCCTGCGAACCTGATCCATGTGGTGCTCGACAATCGGGTCCACGAGTCGACCGGAGGGCAGGCGACCACCTCAGCCACCACCTCGTTCCCCGGGATGGCCCTGGCGGCCGGCTATGCGAGCGCGATCGCCTGTGACAGCGAGGACACGGTGCGGAACGCGATGACACAGGCCCAGACCGTTCCGGGACCGCACCTGATCAACGTGAAGACGCTGCCGAGGACGGGGGCGATTCCTCCGCGCGCGACGAACGCGCTCAGCACACTGGACATACGGGATCGCTTCCAGCACAGCCTTCAGCAGTGA
- a CDS encoding ArsR/SmtB family transcription factor has product MARPSKLRVAVSDPAQWLSERERAQMLAPKLRALADETRLMLILLIAQRPRTVKELQEATGLSQTLVSHHLAPLREQQLVEAIPKGRSNQYVMCCQTLAEPLRMFASLAAMDPETVAACLQPEADQPAAAQGA; this is encoded by the coding sequence ATGGCCCGGCCATCGAAGCTGAGGGTTGCGGTCAGTGACCCCGCCCAGTGGCTCAGCGAGCGCGAACGGGCCCAGATGCTGGCGCCCAAACTGCGGGCGCTGGCGGACGAAACCCGGCTGATGCTGATCCTGTTGATCGCGCAGCGCCCCCGGACCGTCAAGGAGTTGCAGGAGGCCACCGGTCTGAGCCAGACGCTGGTCAGCCACCATCTGGCCCCCTTGAGGGAACAGCAGCTAGTCGAGGCGATCCCCAAGGGGCGCAGCAACCAATACGTGATGTGCTGCCAGACCTTGGCCGAGCCTCTGCGCATGTTTGCCAGCCTGGCCGCGATGGACCCCGAGACAGTGGCGGCATGCCTCCAGCCGGAGGCCGACCAGCCCGCCGCAGCACAGGGAGCCTGA